TGTAATACCGGAGGAACCTGAAAATGGAGGTGAGTGATGGTGGAAAAGAGACTCAAAAGGAGTAAAAAGAATAAAATATTTTTGGGAGTTCTTGGAGGAATAGCCGAATATATCGACGTTGATCCAACTATAGTGAGGGTACTCTTCATCCTTCTCTGTCTCGTTGAGCCAGTTTTCATCCTGGCGTATTTCTTAATGGCTATAGTTATGCCCGAAGAAGAGGAGGAAAGAGTAACTGCAGAGAAAATTCCAGAGAAGATCGAAAAGCTAGCTGAAGAGGCTGGAGAAAAAGTTGAAGAACTGACCAAAAAAGCTCCAAAGGTAGAGAAAAAAGACGACACGAAGCTTTTTGGGATAGCCCTTGTCCTTTTAGGAGCAGTGTTGCTCTTAAAGGTTTTCATACCGTTGCCACTCTTTGGACTAAGGGTAATAGTTGCACTGCTTATCCTCTTACTCGGCCTGTACCTGATAGCGAGGGGATGAGAAATGAAAAAACTTCTTGGGGTCTTTTTAACCTTTTTGGGACTGTTAATCCTTTTAAAAAGCATTAGACCGGAGTTGTACGACCACCTCATCCCATATGCACACTACATTAGGGAGGCATTTTGGGGAGTAGTGCTCATTGCTGCCGGTCTCTACGTGCTGATTAAGAACAAAACCGCAAGAACAGCCATAGCACTTGCCCTTATTCTTTACTTGGCATTATTCCTTGTAACCTCTCCACACTACTCATGGAGATTTTCCTTCAAAGATGCCGGAGAGATAAAGACGCTTGGAAAATTTAACTCCTCTGAAGTATTGATAGAAAACATTGCCGCAGAAATAACAGTAGAACATGGAACAAATGGGATAGAGGTCTTCAGCAATCTGCCGGTGAAGATAGAAGAAGGCGAGACCTTGAGAATTTCATGTGCCGGGTGTGGAGAGTACGAAAATGGAAAGCTCTTAGTAAAAGTCGGAGATGATAAGATAGCATCCTTAGCCCTAAGGAACACGGTTGGAGATGTGAAGGTTGATTTGGGGGGAATTTCTTCGGTTACATTGGACAATGTTGTTGGCGAGGTCACAATTTCAGGGGCATTTAGCTCGCTCGTTGCAAGGAACTTCATTGGGGATATGGAGATAGAATTGGAGAGATGCCCAGAAAATAAGGAGTACTGCTCTCAAATTGAAATATACAGGGGAAGCGGAGAGATCAACATTTCTCCTCCAGCTGGCACCAAGGTAGTTCCCATGATTGAGGGCTCTCTAACTTCACTAACTATAAACGAGGGATTTGAAATCGGGGAGAAAACATTAAAACTAACAGTCAAAAACTTCATTGGAAAAATAGTCGTGGAATGATGGCTATGGACAAGTGGGAAGTCGTCAAGGCCTTTACCCTTGGCTCTCTGCTCGAGGCAACAATACCCAAGCCGGGGAACGTAAACAGATATAGAGACTTTGAGGACCTTACCCTTTACCATTTCCTTTTTGCCCATACAGCTGTCATGGATGTTCTTTTTGAGGCTGCAGAGAAGGGAGAATTAATTAGGAAAGGCAAAATTTCACCAGCAGAGGCTGAGATAGGAGCACTGATAAGAAAGGCCATTGAAAACTCCAGGAAAGCCCAAAACTCAAACCCCAACTTTGGAATAATCACCCTTGAGATTCCACTTGCAATCGCACTAACCTGGGCAAAAGACATTGAAGCAGAAGAAGAGGCTAAAAAGCTTATTGTCCTCTCCACTCCCCAAGACAGTGTGGAGTTTTACAGAGCCATAAGAACCGCAAACCCAAAGGGGATTAAGAGAGGTGTAAAATATGACGTTTACGACGATGCCTCCTTTGAAGAGCTTCTCAGAGATGGAATAAACCTCAAAAAACTTGCCGAAATTTCAAGCGAGAGGGAATTAATTTTTAGGGAGTGGCTCACAGGTTATAGGATTAGCTATTCAACTTTTTACAGGCTTAAAGAGCTGACCTCAAGGCTTTCACTTGAAGAAGCCACTATCAAAGCCTTTCTCGAGCTTCTCTCTCGCCATATAGATACTCTAATCGTAAGAAAAGCCGGACTTGAGGAGGCAAAGCTCGTCCAAAAGAAAGCAAAAGAAACCCTTTCCGGAAAGCTCACTCTTGAAGAGTTTGATGAATTCTTAAGGGAAAAGAAGGACCTAAGAAACCCCGGAAGCTTGGCGGACATAATGGCGGTTTCACTTGGCTTGCTAATCTTAAGCGGCTACCCCCTCAGTCTTTGATAATCTTAACCCTTTTTGCCCCTCCAAGACCCAAACCAAGGACTTTTGAGTCAATTACAACGGCATCTTCCCCAAATTCCTCGACAACCTTGACTTTGAGCCCGGAAATTTCATAAACTGCATCTTCTCCCCCAAACTCCTCGTTGACCTGTGCTTTTAAAAACTCGTAAGCTTCCTTTCCAAAGAGCACCAAATCCGGCTCGAATCCATCCATCTTAAGCTCGTTGGCTTTTTCTTCGACAGCACTTAAAACCCTAATAAGTTCTCCTCTCATCCAATTCACCATAATATAATTTGGAAAAAGAGACTTAAACTTTTTCCCTAATAATCTCATAGGAGTAAGTAACTTCCGTCCCGCTGAGCTTGAGATGGGCTGAAGCGGAGCAGTACTTTTCTTGGCTAAGCTCTATAGCCCGTTTCGCTTTTTCCTCATTTACGTTTCCATAGATTTTATAGTGGATGTGAACTTTAGTGTAAATTTTCGGATGTTCTTCCCGCCTTTCCCCGCTTATTTCAACCTCAAGATCCTCAAGGGGCTCGCGCATCTTCTGAAGGATCATCACTACATCTATGGCCGTACAGCCTGCCACGCTGAGGAGAAGGGTCTTCATTGGTGAGATGCCTTTCTCCCCGAACAGTATCTTTCCACCTTCTTCTGTAAGCGCTTCAAATTTGGAATCCCCAATCCATCTAACCGTTCCTTTCATGAAAATCACCAGCCTAAGATTGCAGGAAAATTTTAAATGTCTTTTGTGAACCTATGGTGTATGTACATAAGGCCCTTCGACCCCTGGAAATCGAAGCTCTGCACATGCCCCTTTAAGTATACCCTTAACATCTACACCGGCTGTGACCATGCGTGTGTTTACTGCTACATAACCTCCTATATCCCTAAAGCCTTTAAAGTGAGGATAAAGGAAAACCTCCTCCCAAACCTAGAAAGGGAACTCCGAAAATTTAACAGGAAATTCATAGTAGCCCTCTCCTACTCTTCTGACCCGTATCCAACAATAGACAAGGATTTGGGAATAACCCGAAAGGTGCTTGAACTCTTCAAGAGATACGATATTCCATGCTTAATTTTGACGAAATCTAACCTATTCGAGAGAGATTTGGACATTTTGAGAACCCTAAAGTGCGCTGTTGGAATCACAGTCACCACGGTAGATGAGGAAAAAGCGAAACTCTTAGAGCCAAACGCACCCTTGCCGAGGGAAAGAATCAAGGCATTGAAAAAAGCAAAGAAGGAAGGCATCCCTGTCTACGCTCGAATAGATCCGATAATACCCTTTTACACTTGGGAAGACTTTGATGAGACCCTTGATTCGTTGAGCTTTGTGTCTCACATAACCGTCTCAACTTTAAAACTCCGGGTGGATTCCTGGAGGAGAATGGAGGCAAAGTTCCCTGAGCTAATGAAAAAGCTCACACCCCTTTACAAGAGAGGGGAAAGGATAGGAGGTTATTATTACCTGCCAAAAGACATGAGATTTAAAATCCTAGAGGAGGCGAGGAAAAAGATAGAGGCGAAGGGCATGACCTTCGGCTCCTGCAGGGAGGGCTATTATTCATACCCCAGCTGCGATGGTTCTCATCTGGTATTACAGCTCCTACACGGGGAGATCTATTGAATTGTTTTTTGGGTTTAGCAGGCCAAGTTTTTTCTTTTTGTATTCAAGAGCTTTCTTTACAAGAGTCCTAAAAAGGGGTTCCATCTCATCAAGGTACTCAGCCAGCCACTGAACCCCTATTGCAAACCTTCCTTCCACTTCAATGGCCTCTATTATTCCATCCTCTGCATAGGCCACGGGTTTTACATCATTTCCAAGTTTCTTAATAGCCTGATGATGGAAGCTGTTAACCCCTATAAAAACCTCGCTCGTGGACTCAACATCCAGGTTTTCCTTAAGTATCTCAAAGAGCAGAGAATCCAGCTTTATCCTCACTTCATGAACCTTTGCAGCGGGATGTACCAAGAACTTTCCGTTTTTAAGCCAATTGTGCCTTATGGCTTTTGGGATTTCGCTAACGTCTTGATACAAGCTACCTCCAAGGGCAACATTTATCGCCTGTGCTCCTCTGCCTATTCCCAGCATGGACAAATCCTTCTCTAGGGCAGCTTTAATGAGTGTAAGCTCAAACTCGTCCCTCTGTATGTCAAGCCATTCTATTTTATCAGAGAGTATCCCCATAGTACTTTGGGTGAATATCAGGCCCCTCGGGAATTATAAGCCCATCTATAGCCTCGATAACATCTGTTATTCCCAAAAGTGGTGGAATTGCGACGGGTATCCCACCGGCTTCTCTAATTCTTCTGACATAAGTGTCGTTTATGGTAAGGGCACCGGTTTCCCAGTCAAAGGAAGCCACAATTCCAATAATCGGTTTCATTTTTACCACCTCCAGGTGAATTGTATCCAGCGCCTAAATAGTTTTTAAAAATCACAATTCCAAAACTTCTTGACTTACTTTGGCTTTAACTTTAAACACAAGTGGAGGTATAATGAATTGTTTCACTCTTCAGCATCCCACAGAGCCAACCCATTTTCTTGAGGCTTTCTTATTAGAGGTTCACCAAGGAGCTCATGAATGTAAACTTCAGCGACAAAAACTTCCCCCTCAATCAAGTGGCCGCCAAATAGTCTTCCCTCCTTGTCTCCTAAACTCACATGAATATGGGCAAAGGGCTCATCGTCTTTTATGCTTATGTTCCCCAAAGCGGATACCAGTTCGTAGGTTCCTTCTAGCTCGATTACTTTATATTGTCCCTTTTCCTCTTCAAAATATCCAATTTTTGGATTCTTGAGGGTCCCAATTGCGCTGATAGTTCCAACCAACACGTTGTGCTTTTTTGCAAATTCATTTACAGCACTCAAAAATTCCTTCCCTTTGGGTATTCTAAACAGAAAGCTTCTACCCTTTGAAAACCTCATCTCAACCACCTCCTAAGTTATAGAGAGCCTAAACCCCTAAGGTAACCTCAGCATAACTTCTCGGGTCTTCCCAAATCCTCACCTTTATCTTCTTCACGTTCTCCCCTGCCTTTTCCGCTATTCTCTCGGCAAACCACTCCGCAATATACTCTGCTGTCACGTTTGGTTTGTTAAGGATTACCACTTCACTTTCAGGAAGCTCCAGATGTTTGCCGTTTTTTTCCACAACAACGTATCCATCTCTTTTGTCAGTTACCCAACCTTCACTTATTAGTATTTTATGATCGAGGAGCTTTATAAGATTGCTCAAATGGTTAAAGTCAAATATCATGCCGTTTTCGTTCAGCTCGCCCCATACCTCTACGTCAACGTTATATGTATGCCCATGAATCCTAAGGCACTTGCTCTCATAAGGCAAAGCCAAGAAATGGGAGCTGTCAAAGTCTTTGTGCCATCCAATTTTTCTTTCAACTATTTTGAACATAGACATCACCATAAATAAAAAGCAAGTAGATGCTTTTAATATTTTTGAATGGATCTAACACCCCTTACGTCTTCTCTATTCAGCGTGTGTTTTTCAAGAATATGTTGCTTTAATTCTTCTAGGCTTTTTGCCTTGTAACTGCAAAAGGGACACACGAACATTTGAGTATTCTCCATGTCTCTTCCCCCCGGAAGATTGTAGCGTGATTAGGGTATAAATACCCTCTGGAATTCTTTACTACTTTAAGTGGTATTTTTGGAGATAGTGTGCCTACTTTATCTCTCAACTTTTACTCAAATTTGTTACTTTAGCATGAGTTTAAAATAATTACGAAATATTATAATTTAAAAAATACAAAAATAAAACAAAATATAATTAATATTGCAAGTTATTTATAAATTAAAATTTAGTTGAGAGTTTAAAATTATTACTGTTGTGAATTATAAAATACAAATTTTTTACAACTTAAAGTTGTATAAATGGGAGTTCATGCGTTAGGTTTGTCCCATGGGTATGGGTCCACAATACTTGGGGAGTTGTTCCTGTATAAGCCGGCATTATCATTAATTTTTCCTTTTACAATGATAGGTGGTAATAATTAATAAAT
The Thermococcus sp. 2319x1 DNA segment above includes these coding regions:
- a CDS encoding gamma-glutamyl-gamma-aminobutyrate hydrolase family protein (Members of this family of hydrolases with an active site Cys residue belong to MEROPS family C26.), giving the protein MKPIIGIVASFDWETGALTINDTYVRRIREAGGIPVAIPPLLGITDVIEAIDGLIIPEGPDIHPKYYGDTL
- a CDS encoding triphosphoribosyl-dephospho-CoA synthase; the encoded protein is MDKWEVVKAFTLGSLLEATIPKPGNVNRYRDFEDLTLYHFLFAHTAVMDVLFEAAEKGELIRKGKISPAEAEIGALIRKAIENSRKAQNSNPNFGIITLEIPLAIALTWAKDIEAEEEAKKLIVLSTPQDSVEFYRAIRTANPKGIKRGVKYDVYDDASFEELLRDGINLKKLAEISSERELIFREWLTGYRISYSTFYRLKELTSRLSLEEATIKAFLELLSRHIDTLIVRKAGLEEAKLVQKKAKETLSGKLTLEEFDEFLREKKDLRNPGSLADIMAVSLGLLILSGYPLSL
- a CDS encoding PPC domain-containing DNA-binding protein, with protein sequence MRFSKGRSFLFRIPKGKEFLSAVNEFAKKHNVLVGTISAIGTLKNPKIGYFEEEKGQYKVIELEGTYELVSALGNISIKDDEPFAHIHVSLGDKEGRLFGGHLIEGEVFVAEVYIHELLGEPLIRKPQENGLALWDAEE
- a CDS encoding OsmC family protein, with amino-acid sequence MKGTVRWIGDSKFEALTEEGGKILFGEKGISPMKTLLLSVAGCTAIDVVMILQKMREPLEDLEVEISGERREEHPKIYTKVHIHYKIYGNVNEEKAKRAIELSQEKYCSASAHLKLSGTEVTYSYEIIREKV
- a CDS encoding radical SAM protein, which translates into the protein MYIRPFDPWKSKLCTCPFKYTLNIYTGCDHACVYCYITSYIPKAFKVRIKENLLPNLERELRKFNRKFIVALSYSSDPYPTIDKDLGITRKVLELFKRYDIPCLILTKSNLFERDLDILRTLKCAVGITVTTVDEEKAKLLEPNAPLPRERIKALKKAKKEGIPVYARIDPIIPFYTWEDFDETLDSLSFVSHITVSTLKLRVDSWRRMEAKFPELMKKLTPLYKRGERIGGYYYLPKDMRFKILEEARKKIEAKGMTFGSCREGYYSYPSCDGSHLVLQLLHGEIY
- a CDS encoding family 4A encapsulin nanocompartment shell protein, with translation MRGELIRVLSAVEEKANELKMDGFEPDLVLFGKEAYEFLKAQVNEEFGGEDAVYEISGLKVKVVEEFGEDAVVIDSKVLGLGLGGAKRVKIIKD
- a CDS encoding PspC domain-containing protein, with product MVEKRLKRSKKNKIFLGVLGGIAEYIDVDPTIVRVLFILLCLVEPVFILAYFLMAIVMPEEEEERVTAEKIPEKIEKLAEEAGEKVEELTKKAPKVEKKDDTKLFGIALVLLGAVLLLKVFIPLPLFGLRVIVALLILLLGLYLIARG
- a CDS encoding 6-carboxytetrahydropterin synthase — protein: MFKIVERKIGWHKDFDSSHFLALPYESKCLRIHGHTYNVDVEVWGELNENGMIFDFNHLSNLIKLLDHKILISEGWVTDKRDGYVVVEKNGKHLELPESEVVILNKPNVTAEYIAEWFAERIAEKAGENVKKIKVRIWEDPRSYAEVTLGV
- a CDS encoding gamma-glutamyl-gamma-aminobutyrate hydrolase family protein, translated to MGILSDKIEWLDIQRDEFELTLIKAALEKDLSMLGIGRGAQAINVALGGSLYQDVSEIPKAIRHNWLKNGKFLVHPAAKVHEVRIKLDSLLFEILKENLDVESTSEVFIGVNSFHHQAIKKLGNDVKPVAYAEDGIIEAIEVEGRFAIGVQWLAEYLDEMEPLFRTLVKKALEYKKKKLGLLNPKNNSIDLPV